Proteins from a genomic interval of Youhaiella tibetensis:
- a CDS encoding head-tail connector protein — protein sequence MTSYLLAGPAQEPVTLAEAKAFLRLDDEAEDGLVSTLITAARLHVEGITGRALLAQSWRVVLDAWPRDRSVRLPVTPLMSVAAVTAYDADGVGHEIALAQFWPENGSLLLPLNVAGMPVLRERQGIEVDYVAGFGTDPEDVPADIRQALLALVGYWFEHRDAVIVAGSGAVVPTGFDRLVAPYRSVRL from the coding sequence ATGACCTCTTACCTTCTGGCGGGACCCGCCCAGGAGCCGGTGACGCTCGCCGAGGCGAAGGCGTTCCTGCGGCTCGATGACGAGGCCGAGGACGGGCTGGTCTCGACCCTCATCACGGCGGCGCGGCTGCATGTGGAGGGGATCACCGGCCGGGCGCTGCTGGCGCAGAGCTGGCGCGTAGTGCTCGATGCCTGGCCAAGGGACCGGAGCGTGAGGCTCCCCGTGACCCCGCTCATGAGCGTGGCGGCGGTGACCGCCTATGACGCGGATGGCGTTGGGCACGAGATTGCGCTGGCCCAGTTCTGGCCGGAGAACGGCAGCCTGCTGCTGCCGCTGAACGTGGCCGGCATGCCGGTGCTGCGCGAGCGGCAGGGCATCGAGGTCGACTACGTCGCCGGCTTCGGCACAGACCCCGAGGACGTGCCGGCCGATATCCGCCAGGCGCTGCTGGCGCTGGTTGGATACTGGTTCGAACACCGCGACGCGGTGATCGTGGCAGGCTCGGGGGCGGTGGTGCCGACCGGGTTCGATCGGCTGGTGGCGCCTTATCGGAGCGTGCGGCTATGA
- a CDS encoding phage head closure protein, producing the protein MSERIPSIGTLTDRIQLLRREMMSEPGGGHVKIYIPVATVWSRVRPLSGRQGVDADGRGVVMSHAVVMRFRSDVKPGDRVVYRGRKLEVVTAGDVNGRRAYLSCSCAERAVTG; encoded by the coding sequence ATGAGCGAGCGCATCCCTTCGATCGGAACCCTGACCGACCGCATCCAGCTGCTGCGGCGCGAGATGATGAGCGAGCCGGGCGGCGGGCACGTGAAGATCTACATTCCCGTCGCCACCGTATGGTCGCGCGTGCGCCCGCTGTCGGGGCGGCAGGGTGTAGATGCCGACGGGCGGGGCGTGGTGATGAGCCACGCGGTGGTAATGCGGTTTCGGTCCGACGTGAAGCCTGGGGATCGGGTGGTCTATCGCGGCCGCAAGCTCGAGGTGGTGACGGCGGGCGATGTGAACGGGCGGCGGGCGTACCTGAGCTGCTCGTGCGCGGAGAGGGCGGTGACGGGATGA
- a CDS encoding DUF3168 domain-containing protein: MTHPITSLQSALVTALRADAGLTALIGVDAIFDAPPVGNTGSYIVVARHDMRPRDGDLMPGNEHRMLLHIWHADPSRKAALEIAERVAALVFDADLDDADLVVTHRRHEGTETTIDKDTGRARAALALRFFSEPTS; the protein is encoded by the coding sequence ATGACCCATCCGATCACCTCCCTCCAGTCGGCGCTCGTCACAGCCCTTCGCGCCGACGCCGGGCTCACGGCGCTCATCGGGGTCGATGCAATCTTCGATGCACCGCCGGTGGGCAACACCGGTAGCTATATCGTGGTGGCCAGGCACGACATGCGGCCGCGCGACGGCGACCTGATGCCGGGTAACGAGCATCGGATGCTGCTGCACATCTGGCACGCCGACCCTTCGCGGAAGGCGGCGCTGGAGATTGCCGAGCGCGTGGCGGCGCTGGTGTTCGATGCCGATCTCGACGATGCCGATCTCGTCGTGACGCACCGGCGCCACGAGGGCACCGAGACGACGATCGACAAGGATACCGGCAGGGCCCGGGCGGCGCTGGCGCTGCGCTTTTTCTCAGAACCCACATCCTAG
- a CDS encoding phage major tail protein, TP901-1 family, translating to MAAQSGKDMLLKLDADGSGSFLTVAGLRTRTLAFNAASIDITDAESAGRWRELLAGAGVKKASASGSGIFKDQASDAAIRELFFGGTIRSWQLILPDFGVVEGPFQITALEFKGDHAGEVTFDLALESAGALAFTAV from the coding sequence ATGGCAGCCCAGAGCGGCAAGGACATGCTTTTGAAGCTCGATGCCGACGGTTCGGGCAGTTTTCTCACTGTCGCGGGACTGCGCACCCGGACGCTCGCCTTCAACGCGGCGTCCATCGACATCACGGACGCCGAAAGCGCCGGGCGCTGGCGCGAGCTGCTGGCGGGGGCGGGGGTGAAGAAGGCCTCGGCTTCGGGCTCGGGGATCTTCAAGGACCAGGCCTCGGACGCGGCGATCCGCGAGCTCTTCTTCGGCGGCACCATCCGCAGCTGGCAGTTGATCCTGCCCGATTTCGGGGTAGTTGAGGGACCGTTCCAGATCACCGCGCTCGAGTTCAAGGGCGACCATGCCGGCGAGGTGACGTTCGACCTGGCGCTGGAAAGCGCCGGGGCGTTGGCGTTTACGGCGGTTTAG